The Euphorbia lathyris chromosome 2, ddEupLath1.1, whole genome shotgun sequence genome includes a window with the following:
- the LOC136220726 gene encoding probable WRKY transcription factor 43, which translates to MELPDWVSLLSGDSNMIGEERSNVVLGEEEIKGKRTKPGGRMRKHTRPRFAFQTRSAADILDDGFRWRKYGQKSVKNSTFPRSYYRCTHHTCNVKKQVQRLSKDTSIVVTTYEGVHNHPCEKLMETLTPLLKQMQFLSRF; encoded by the exons ATGGAGCTTCCAGACTGGGTTTCGCTTCTTTCCGGCGATTCGAATATGATCGGAGAAGAGAGGTCTAATGTTGTTTTAGGTGAAGAAGAAATAAAGGGAAAGAGAACAAAACCAGGTGGGAGAATGAGAAAACATACAAGGCCTAGGTTTGCTTTCCAAACAAGGAGTGCTGCTGATATTCTTGACGACGGTTTCCGGTGGAGAAAATATGGCCAGAAATCCGTCAAAAACAGCACTTTTCCCAG GAGTTATTATAGGTGCACTCATCATACGTGCAATGTGAAGAAGCAAGTACAAAGGTTATCAAAAGACACAAGCATAGTAGTTACAACTTATGAGGGAGTACATAATCATCCATGTGAGAAGCTCATGGAAACCCTAACTCCTCTTCTCAAGCAGATGCAGTTCCTCTCTAGGTTCTAA
- the LOC136220526 gene encoding desiccation protectant protein Lea14 homolog isoform X2 codes for MDLVGKAKNFVAEKIANVPKPEATVSKVDLSSVHRDRVEYCAKVSVDNPYAHPLPVCEVSYTLKSDGKVIATGTMADPGSLKASDMTVLTLPVGVPHSILMSLVKDIARDWDIDYELQVGLTIDLPVIGNFTIPLNTKGEVKLPTLSDCF; via the exons ATGGAT TTGGTGGGCAAGGCGAAGAACTTTGTGGCGGAAAAAATCGCGAATGTACCGAAGCCAGAGGCAACAGTCTCCAAAGTAGATCTGAGCAGCGTCCACCGTGATCGTGTTGAGTACTGCGCCAAGGTTTCCGTTGATAATCCCTACGCTCATCCACTTCCGGTTTGCGAGGTCTCCTACACTTTGAAGAGCGATGGCAA GGTGATAGCGACAGGGACAATGGCGGATCCAGGATCGTTGAAGGCAAGTGATATGACAGTATTGACATTGCCGGTAGGAGTGCCACACAGCATATTGATGAGTTTGGTGAAAGACATAGCTAGAGATTGGGACATAGATTATGAGTTACAAGTTGGACTCACAATTGATCTACCTGTTATTGGCAATTTCACCATTCCTCTCAATACTAAGGGCGAAGTCAAGCTCCCTACTCTCTCTGATTGCTTCTAA
- the LOC136220526 gene encoding desiccation protectant protein Lea14 homolog isoform X1: MLQLVGKAKNFVAEKIANVPKPEATVSKVDLSSVHRDRVEYCAKVSVDNPYAHPLPVCEVSYTLKSDGKVIATGTMADPGSLKASDMTVLTLPVGVPHSILMSLVKDIARDWDIDYELQVGLTIDLPVIGNFTIPLNTKGEVKLPTLSDCF, translated from the exons ATGTTGCAGTTGGTGGGCAAGGCGAAGAACTTTGTGGCGGAAAAAATCGCGAATGTACCGAAGCCAGAGGCAACAGTCTCCAAAGTAGATCTGAGCAGCGTCCACCGTGATCGTGTTGAGTACTGCGCCAAGGTTTCCGTTGATAATCCCTACGCTCATCCACTTCCGGTTTGCGAGGTCTCCTACACTTTGAAGAGCGATGGCAA GGTGATAGCGACAGGGACAATGGCGGATCCAGGATCGTTGAAGGCAAGTGATATGACAGTATTGACATTGCCGGTAGGAGTGCCACACAGCATATTGATGAGTTTGGTGAAAGACATAGCTAGAGATTGGGACATAGATTATGAGTTACAAGTTGGACTCACAATTGATCTACCTGTTATTGGCAATTTCACCATTCCTCTCAATACTAAGGGCGAAGTCAAGCTCCCTACTCTCTCTGATTGCTTCTAA